The following are from one region of the Edwardsiella tarda ATCC 15947 = NBRC 105688 genome:
- a CDS encoding oxidative damage protection protein: protein MSRTVFCTFLNREAEGLDFQSYPGDLGKRIYDHISKEAWGQWMAKQTMLINEKKLNMMNPDDRSLLAREMEKFLFEGHDVHIEGYTPPSQ, encoded by the coding sequence ATGAGTAGAACCGTGTTTTGTACTTTCTTGAATCGTGAAGCCGAGGGGCTAGATTTTCAGAGCTATCCCGGCGATCTGGGTAAGCGCATCTATGACCATATCTCCAAGGAGGCGTGGGGGCAGTGGATGGCCAAACAGACCATGCTGATCAATGAGAAAAAATTGAATATGATGAACCCGGACGACCGCAGTCTATTGGCGCGGGAAATGGAGAAGTTCCTGTTCGAAGGCCACGACGTCCACATCGAAGGCTATACGCCGCCGAGTCAGTAA
- the mltC gene encoding membrane-bound lytic murein transglycosylase MltC, which produces MKKVLALALIAPLLISCSSKKPERDTEEYIKDTNGFDILMGQFAHNIENIWGINEVLIAGPKDYVKYSDQYLTRSHINFETGQITIETIATLDPTESLRQAIVTTLLMGDDPSAIDLYSDANDIKPSREPFLYGQVLDNTGQPIRWSGRANNFANYLLQNKLMKRSSGLHVIYSVTIQLVPNHLDKRAHKYLGMIRRASERYGVDESLILAIMQTESSFNPYAVSRSDALGLMQVMQHTAGKDVFVSKGKWGTPSRSYLFDPEKNIDTGTAYLAILQNNYLGGIQNPTSRRYAVITAYNGGAGSVLRIFSSDKGQAVNIINQMSPGDVYEALTQRHPSAESRRYLYKVNNTQKNYRRIR; this is translated from the coding sequence ATGAAGAAAGTCCTTGCGCTGGCGTTAATCGCCCCGTTGCTGATCTCGTGCTCCAGCAAGAAGCCCGAGCGCGACACCGAAGAATATATTAAAGATACCAACGGGTTTGATATTCTGATGGGGCAGTTCGCCCACAACATCGAGAATATCTGGGGGATTAACGAGGTGTTGATCGCCGGTCCCAAGGACTATGTGAAGTATAGCGATCAGTATCTGACCCGTAGCCACATCAACTTTGAGACCGGTCAGATCACCATCGAGACCATCGCCACCCTCGATCCAACGGAAAGCCTGCGCCAGGCCATCGTCACCACCCTGTTGATGGGCGATGATCCTAGCGCCATCGACCTCTATTCTGATGCGAACGACATCAAGCCAAGCCGCGAACCGTTCCTCTACGGCCAGGTGCTGGACAATACCGGGCAGCCGATTCGCTGGTCTGGGCGGGCCAATAACTTTGCCAACTACCTGCTGCAGAACAAGCTGATGAAACGCAGCTCTGGGCTGCATGTGATCTACTCAGTGACCATTCAGCTGGTGCCTAACCACCTGGATAAACGTGCGCACAAGTACCTGGGCATGATACGCCGCGCCTCCGAACGTTATGGCGTCGACGAATCGCTGATCTTGGCGATCATGCAGACCGAATCTAGCTTCAACCCCTACGCCGTCAGCCGCTCCGACGCACTGGGATTGATGCAGGTGATGCAACATACCGCCGGTAAGGATGTCTTCGTCTCGAAAGGCAAATGGGGCACGCCAAGTCGCAGCTACCTGTTCGATCCGGAGAAAAACATCGACACCGGTACCGCCTACCTGGCGATCTTGCAGAATAACTACCTGGGCGGCATTCAGAATCCGACCTCGCGTCGCTATGCGGTGATCACCGCCTACAACGGCGGGGCGGGCAGCGTGCTGCGTATCTTCTCCAGTGACAAGGGGCAGGCGGTCAACATCATCAACCAGATGTCGCCCGGTGACGTATATGAGGCGTTGACCCAGCGCCACCCCTCAGCGGAGTCGCGCCGTTATCTATACAAGGTCAACAACACACAGAAGAACTACCGCCGTATCCGCTGA
- the mutY gene encoding A/G-specific adenine glycosylase has product MMQAQPFAQAVLAWYARFGRKTLPWQNPKTPYRVWLSEVMLQQTQVATVLPYFQRFIQRFPDVQALAEAPLDEVLHLWTGLGYYARARNLHKAAQTIVAQYGGEFPREFDQVAALPGIGRSTAGAILSLSLGQHHPILDGNVKRVLARCYAVAGWPGKKEVEKRLWQLSAQVTPADGVSQFNQAMMDLGALVCTRSRPKCELCPLSSGCLAYANGDWAAYPGKKPKQTLPERQAYLLLLQHEGQVWLQQRPASGLWGGLFCFPQFDNAAALHAHLRQLGQDPAAAQVLTAFRHTFSHFHLDIIPVWSHYAPAAACMDDGAGLWYNLAQPPSVGLAAPTERLLQQLPLQPTVKDRDADTQHEE; this is encoded by the coding sequence ATGATGCAGGCGCAACCCTTCGCCCAGGCCGTTCTAGCCTGGTATGCACGCTTCGGGCGTAAGACCCTGCCGTGGCAAAATCCTAAGACGCCCTATCGGGTATGGCTCTCCGAGGTGATGCTACAACAGACCCAGGTCGCAACGGTTCTCCCCTATTTCCAACGCTTTATTCAACGCTTCCCCGACGTGCAGGCCTTGGCCGAAGCGCCGTTAGACGAGGTGCTACACCTGTGGACCGGGCTGGGCTACTATGCCCGCGCACGCAACCTGCACAAGGCGGCCCAAACCATTGTCGCCCAGTACGGCGGCGAGTTTCCTCGTGAGTTCGATCAGGTAGCCGCCCTGCCGGGGATTGGTCGTTCCACCGCCGGGGCGATCCTCTCTTTGTCGCTCGGCCAGCATCATCCGATCTTGGACGGCAACGTCAAGCGGGTGCTGGCACGCTGCTATGCCGTCGCCGGTTGGCCGGGGAAGAAAGAGGTCGAAAAGCGCCTATGGCAACTGAGCGCTCAGGTGACACCGGCCGACGGTGTCAGTCAATTTAACCAGGCGATGATGGATCTGGGCGCCCTGGTCTGTACCCGTAGCCGTCCCAAATGCGAGTTGTGTCCGCTTAGCAGCGGCTGTCTAGCCTACGCCAACGGCGATTGGGCCGCCTACCCGGGGAAAAAACCCAAACAGACCCTACCGGAACGCCAAGCCTATCTGTTGCTGCTGCAACACGAAGGTCAGGTCTGGTTACAGCAGCGTCCAGCCAGCGGGCTGTGGGGAGGGCTATTCTGCTTTCCCCAGTTCGATAACGCGGCGGCGCTGCACGCGCACCTGCGCCAATTAGGGCAGGACCCCGCGGCGGCGCAAGTCCTGACCGCATTTCGCCACACGTTTAGCCATTTTCATTTGGATATCATCCCGGTATGGTCGCACTATGCTCCGGCAGCGGCCTGCATGGATGACGGTGCGGGACTCTGGTATAACTTAGCGCAGCCACCCTCCGTAGGGCTGGCGGCACCTACCGAGCGCCTTTTACAGCAACTACCGCTACAGCCGACGGTCAAGGACCGTGACGCTGATACGCAGCATGAGGAGTAA